TATTTTTACCTTCAAATGGATTCATTGTCATCCCTCCAATTCTGTTATTTATTATAAGACATCATTTTCATAAAAGCTATATCGAAAAGACGAATTACCAATGTGGCAAGGAATCGACACAATTTAGCCCAAAGTCACAACCGAAACTAAATCATGTATACTAATAGTATTGCTAGATGGAGGTAAAAATATGATATCAACGGTTTGGAACAATATAAAAAAAGGTCAGCTTGCACCTGTATACTTAATAATTGGTGAAGAAAGCTATTTTATAGATGAAACAGTGAAACGTTTAAAGGAAGCCCTCGGCACAGAAGAAGAAATTGAAATGACGGCTTTTGACTTAGAGGAATTACCGGTAGATGTCGTAATGGATGAAGCGGATACGATTCCATTTTTTTCAGAGCGTAAACTGGTGATTGCTAAAAACGCATCGTTTTTAAAGGCAACTGAAAAGGGAAAAGAAAAAATCGAGCATGATGTGAAACGTTTGGAGGCATGGCTTGCAAATCCTTCAGATTTTTCTGTAACAGTTTTTATTGCACCATACGGAAAGCTAGATGAACGTAAAAAAGTGACAAAAATGATGAAAGAGCATGCGCTCATTGTCCAAGCCGAAACGCCGAAAGAACAAGATTTAGCAGTATGGATTCAAGGACTTGTGAAAGCACAGGGCAATACGATTACACAAAGTGCTATTGAGCAGCTTGTATCAATGGTTGGACCGAATATGCTGCAGCTACAGATGGAAATGGAAAAACTATCGCTCTATGTAGGTGAGGGCGGAGAAATAACAACGATGCTCGTAGAAGATTTAGTAGCAAAAACGTTAGAACAGGATGCCTTTAAAATGTTAAACGCATATTTTGGACATGACCCTGTAGCGGCATTGTCGATTTACCATGATTTATTGCGCCAAAAGCAGGAGCCGATTATGCTTGTCGGGCTTCTTGCTTCGAATGTTCGGACGATGTCGAATGTGTTTTATTTGC
This genomic interval from Lysinibacillus sphaericus contains the following:
- the holA gene encoding DNA polymerase III subunit delta, producing MISTVWNNIKKGQLAPVYLIIGEESYFIDETVKRLKEALGTEEEIEMTAFDLEELPVDVVMDEADTIPFFSERKLVIAKNASFLKATEKGKEKIEHDVKRLEAWLANPSDFSVTVFIAPYGKLDERKKVTKMMKEHALIVQAETPKEQDLAVWIQGLVKAQGNTITQSAIEQLVSMVGPNMLQLQMEMEKLSLYVGEGGEITTMLVEDLVAKTLEQDAFKMLNAYFGHDPVAALSIYHDLLRQKQEPIMLVGLLASNVRTMSNVFYLLKKGYHPQQIAKNLKIHPYRVKLMVEQRNRPSEESLLKALYQLAEVDLQLKTAGGNRERYLELFLLRQL